In a genomic window of Cynocephalus volans isolate mCynVol1 chromosome 1, mCynVol1.pri, whole genome shotgun sequence:
- the OBSL1 gene encoding obscurin-like protein 1 isoform X1, whose protein sequence is MKAGSGDQGSPPCFLRFPRPVRVLSGAEAELKCVVLGEPPPTVVWEKGGQQLAASERLSFPADGAEHSLLLSGALPTDAGVYVCRARNAAGEAYAAAAVTVLEPPAPEPELQPAERPLPPPGAGESAPVFLTGPRSQWVLRGAEVVLTCQVGGLPEPTLYWEKDGMALDEVWDSSHFALQPGRAEGGRSLALRIVAARLPDSGVYVCHARNAHGHAQAGALLQVHQPPESPPADPDEAPAPAPVVEPLKCAPKTFWVNEGKHAKFRCYVMGKPEPEIEWHWEGRPLLPDRRRLMYRDRDGGFVLKVLYCQAKDRGLYVCAARNSAGQTLSAVQLHVKEPRLRFTRPLQDVEGREQGIAVLECKVPNSRIPTAWFREDQRLLPCRKYEQIEEGAVRRLIIHRLKADDDGVYLCEMRGRVRTVANVTVKGPILKRLPRKLDVLEGENAVLLVETREAGVEGCWSRDGEELPDTCQSSSGHMHALVLPGVTREDAGEVTFRLGNSRTTTLLRVKCVKHNPPGPPVSVEMFKGHKNTVLLTWKPPEPAPETPFIYRLERQEVGSEDWIQCFSIEKAGAVEVPGDCVPSEGDYRFRVCTVSEHGRSPHVVFHGSAHLVPTARLVAGLEDVQVYDGEDAVFSLDLSTIIQGTWFLNGEELKSNEPEGQVEPWALRYRVEQKGLQHRLILQAVRHQDSGALVGFSCPGVQDSAALTIQESPVHILSPQDKVSLTFTTSERVVLTCELSRADFPATWYKDGQKVEESESLVVKMDGRKHRLILPEAKVRDSGEFECRTEGVSAFFNVTVQDPPVHIVDPQEHVFVHAITSECVMLTCEVDQEDAPVRWYKDGQEVEESDVVVLENEGPHRRLVLPAAQPPDGGEFQCVAGEERAYFTVTITDVSSWIVYPSGKVYVAAVRLERVVLTCELCRPWAEVRWTKDGEEVVESPALLLQKEDTIRRLVLPAVQLEDSGEYLCEIDDESASFTVTVTEPPVRIIYPQDEVTLIAVSLECVVLTCELSREDAPVRWYKDGLEVEESEALVLESDGPRRRLVLPAAQPEDGGEFVCDAGDDSAFFTVTVTAPPERIVHPVARSLDLQFGAPGRVELRCEVAPAGSQVRWYKDGLEVEASEALQLGAEGPARTLTLPHAQPEDAGEYVCETRDEAVTFNISLAEPPVQFLAPEAAPSPLCVAPGEPVVLSCELSRAGAPVFWSHNGKPVQEDEGLELQAEGPRRILCIRAAEPPHAGIYTCQSGAAPEAPSLSFTVQVAEPPVRVVAPEAAQTRVRSTPGGDLELMVHLSGPGGPVRWYKDGERLASEGRVQLEQAGAKQVLRVQRARRGDSGEYLCDAPQDSRIFLVSVEEPPPVKLVSELTPLTVHEGDDATFRCEVSPPDADVTWLRNGDIVTPGPQLEMAQNGASRTLTMRNCQLEDAGTVTARAGGTVTSARLHVRETELLFLRRLQDVRAEEGQDVCLEVETGRVGAAGAVRWMRGGDPLPLDSRLSMAQDGHIHRLFIHGVLLADQGTYGCESHHDRTLARLSVRPRQLRALQPLEDVTVSEGDSATFQLELSQEGVTGEWARGGVRLQPGPKCHIHTEGHMHRLVLSGLGLADSGCVSFTVDSLRCAARLTVREIPVTIVRGPQDLEVTEGDTATLECELSQALADVTWEKDGRALTPSPRLRLQTLGTRRLLQLRRCGLSDAGTYSCVAGTSRAGPVRLTVRERVVSMLSDLRSVRAREGDGATFECVVSEAEAAGRWELGGRPLRTGGRVRIRQEGKKRILVLSELRAEDAGEVLFQAGPAQSLALLEVEALPVQMCRRPPREKTVLIGRRAVLEVTVSRSGGHVCWLREGIELCPGDKYEMRSHGPTHSLVIHDVRPEDQGTYCCQAGQDSAHTRLLVERN, encoded by the exons ATGAAGGCGGGCTCGGGGGATCAGGGGAGCCCCCCGTGCTTCCTGCGCTTCCCGCGGCCCGTGCGGGTGCTAAGTGGCGCCGAGGCCGAGCTCAAGTGCGTGGTCCTCGGGGAGCCGCCGCCCACGGTCGTGTGGGAGAAGGGCGGGCAGCAGCTGGCGGCCTCGGAGCGCCTGAGCTTCCCGGCGGACGGCGCCGAGCACAGCCTGCTGCTGAGCGGCGCGCTGCCCACCGACGCGGGGGTCTACGTGTGCCGCGCCCGCAACGCGGCCGGCGAGGCCTACGCGGCGGCGGCCGTCACCGTGCTGGAGCCGCCGGCCCCCGAGCCCGAGCTCCAGCCCGCCGAGCGCCCGCTGCCGCCGCCGGGGGCCGGAGAGAGCGCCCCGGTGTTCCTGACGGGGCCCCGATCCCAGTGGGTGCTGCGGGGGGCGGAGGTGGTGCTGACGTGCCAGGTGGGGGGCCTCCCCGAGCCCACGCTGTACTGGGAGAAGGACGGGATGGCCCTGGACGAAGTGTGGGACAGCAGCCACTTCGCGCTCCAGCCGGGCCGCGCCGAGGGCGGCCGGAGCCTGGCGCTGCGCATCGTGGCGGCGCGGCTGCCCGACTCGGGCGTCTACGTGTGCCACGCCCGCAACGCGCACGGCCACGCGCAGGCCGGCGCGCTGCTCCAGGTGCACCAGCCCCCCGAGAGCCCGCCCGCGGACCCCGACGAGgcgcccgcgcccgcgcccgTGGTGGAGCCGCTCAAGTGCGCGCCCAAGACCTTCTGGGTGAACGAGGGCAAGCACGCCAAGTTCCGCTGCTACGTGATGGGCAAGCCCGAGCCCGAGATCGAATGGCACTGGGAGGGCCGCCCGCTGCTCCCCGACCGCCGCCGCCTCATGTACCGCGACCGCGATGGCGGCTTCGTGCTCAAAGTGCTTTACTGCCAGGCCAAGGACCGCGGGCTCTACGTCTGTGCCGCGCGCAACTCGGCGGGCCAGACGCTCAGCGCCGTGCAGCTGCACGTCAAAG AGCCCCGCCTCCGGTTCACAAGGCCTCTGCAGGACGTGGAGGGCCGGGAGCAAGGCATCGCCGTGCTGGAGTGTAAAGTACCCAACTCCCGCATCCCCACGGCCTGGTTCCGTGAGGACCAGCGGCTGCTGCCCTGCCGCAAGTACGAGCAGATCGAAGAGGGCGCTGTCCGGCGCCTCATCATCCACAGGCTGAAGGCGGATGATGATGGCGTCTACCTGTGCGAGATGCGGGGCCGGGTTCGCACCGTGGCCAATGTGACGGTCAAAG GGCCCATCCTGAAGCGGCTGCCCCGGAAGCTCGATGTCCTGGAGGGAGAGAACGCGGTGCTGCTGGTGGAGACGCGAGAAGCTGGGGTTGAGGGGTGCTGGAGCCGTGATGGGGAGGAGCTGCCGGACACCTGCCAGAGCAGTTCCGGCCACATGCATGCCCTGGTCCTTCCGGGGGTCACCCGAGAAGATGCTGGCGAGGTCACCTTTAGGCTGGGCAATTCCCGTACCACCACTCTACTCAGAGTCAAAT GTGTCAAGCACAATCCCCCCGGGCCCCCCGTTTCGGTAGAGATGTTTAAGGGCCACAAGAACACAGTCCTGCTGACCTGGAAGCCTCCCGAGCCAGCTCCTGAGACCCCCTTCATCTACCGGCTGGAGCGGCAGGAGGTGGGCTCTGAAGACTGGATCCAGTGCTTCAGCATTGAGAAAGCTGGAGCTGTGGAGGTGCCAGGGGACTGTGTGCCCTCCGAGGGTGACTACCGCTTCCGTGTCTGCACTGTAAGCGAACACGGCCGCAGTCCCCACGTTGTGTTCCACGGTTCTGCTCACCTGG TGCCCACAGCTCGCCTAGTGGCAGGTCTGGAGGATGTGCAGGTATACGACGGGGAAGACGCTGTCTTCTCCCTGGATCTCTCCACTATCATCCAGGGCACCTGGTTCCTTAATGGAGAAGAGCTCAAGAGTAACGAGCCAGAGGGCCAGGTGGAGCCTTGGGCCCTGCGGTACCGCGTGGAGCAGAAGGGCCTGCAGCACAGACTCATCCTGCAAGCCGTCAGGCACCAGGACAGCGGGGCTCTGGTTGGCTTCAGCTGCCCTGGCGTGCAGGACTCGGCTGCCCTTACCATCCAAG AGAGCCCGGTGCACATCCTGAGCCCTCAGGACAAGGTGTCGTTGACCTTCACCACCTCAGAGCGGGTGGTGCTGACCTGTGAGCTCTCAAGAGCCGACTTCCCAGCAACCTGGTACAAGGATGGGCAGAAGGTGGAGGAGAGTGAGTCGCTGGTGGTAAAGATGGATGGACGCAAACACCGCCTGATCCTGCCCGAGGCCAAAGTCCGGGACAGTGGCGAGTTTGAGTGCAGAACGGAAGGGGTCTCAGCCTTCTTCAATGTCACCGTCCAAG ATCCCCCAGTGCACATCGTGGACCCCCAGGAGCACGTGTTCGTACATGCCATAACCTCCGAGTGCGTCATGCTGACCTGTGAGGTGGACCAAGAGGACGCCCCCGTGCGCTGGTACAAGGACGGGCAGGAAGTGGAGGAGAGTGACGTCGTGGTGCTGGAGAACGAAGGGCCCCATCGCCGCTTGGTGCTGCCCGCCGCCCAGCCCCCAGATGGCGGTGAATTTCAGTGTGTCGCTGGAGAGGAGCGTGCCTACTTCACCGTCACCATCACAG ACGTCTCCTCGTGGATCGTGTACCCTAGTGGCAAGGTGTACGTGGCAGCTGTGCGCCTGGAGCGCGTGGTGCTGACCTGTGAGCTCTGCCGGCCCTGGGCCGAGGTGCGCTGGACCAAGGACGGTGAAGAGGTGGTGGAGAGTCCAGCATTGCTCCTGCAGAAGGAAGACACCATCCGCCGCCTGGTGCTGCCCGCCGTCCAGCTCGAGGACTCCGGCGAGTACTTGTGTGAAATCGATGACGAGTCTGCCTCCTTCACTGTCACTGTCACAG AGCCCCCTGTGCGGATCATATACCCCCAAGATGAAGTGACCTTAATCGCTGTGAGCttggagtgtgtggtgctgacgTGTGAGCTGTCTCGGGAGGATGCCCCTGTGCGCTGGTACAAGGATGGGCTGGAGGTGGAAGAGAGCGAGGCCCTGGTGCTGGAGAGCGATGGGCCCCGCCGCCGCCTAGTGCTGCCCGCTGCCCAGCCTGAGGATGGGGGCGAGTTCGTGTGCGATGCCGGAGACGACTCGGCCTTCTTCACTGTCACTGTCACAG CCCCACCAGAGAGGATTGTGCACCCTGTAGCCCGCTCCCTGGATCTGCAGTTTGGGGCTCCAGGGCGCGTGGAGCTGCGCTGTGAGGTGGCCCCAGCTGGGTCCCAGGTTCGCTGGTACAAGGACGGATTGGAGGTGGAGGCATCAGAGGCCCTGCAGCTGGGCGCTGAGGGGCCTGCCCGCACCCTGACTCTGCCCCACGCCCAGCCTGAGGATGCCGGGGAGTATGTGTGTGAGACCCGTGATGAGGCCGTCACCTTCAACATCAGCCTGGCCG AGCCCCCAGTGCAGTTCCTTGCCCCAGAGGCAGCGCCCAGCCCTCTGTGTGTGGCCCCCGGGGAGCCAGTGGTGCTGAGCTGTGAACTGTCCCGGGCTGGCGCCCCTGTGTTCTGGAGCCACAATGGGAAGCCGGTGCAGGAAGACGAGGGCTTGGAGCTCCAGGCCGAGGGCCCCCGCCGCATCCTCTGCATCCGGGCTGCAGAGCCCCCCCACGCAGGCATCTACACCTGCCAGTCTGGAGCAGCCCCAGAGGCCCCAAGCCTCAGCTTCACTGTTCAGGTAGCTG AGCCCCCCGTGCGGGTGGTGGCCCCTGAGGCAGCCCAGACGAGGGTTCGAAGCACCCCAGGTGGGGACCTAGAGCTGATGGTACACCTCTCCGGGCCAGGGGGCCCTGTGCGCTGGTACAAGGACGGGGAGCGACTGGCAAGTGAGGGGCGGGTGCAGCTGGAGCAGGCCGGGGCCAAGCAGGTTCTGCGGGTGCAGAGGGCACGGAGAGGGGACTCTGGGGAGTACCTGTGCGATGCGCCCCAGGACAGCCGCATCTTCCTCGTCAGTGTGGAAG AGCCACCACCGGTGAAGCTGGTCTCAGAGCTGACACCACTAACTGTCCATGAGGGCGATGATGCCACATTCCGGTGTGAAGTCTCTCCCCCAGATGCCGACGTCACCTGGCTTCGCAACGGGGACATTGTCACTCCGGGGCCCCAGCTGGAGATGGCCCAGAATGGTGCAAGCCGCACACTGACCATGCGAAACTGCCAGCTGGAGGATGCAGGGACTGTGACTGCACGGGCAGGGGGCACGGTCACAAGTGCCCGGCTCCACGTTCGAG AGACAGAGCTGCTGTTCCTGCGGCGGCTGCAAGATGTGCGGGCTGAGGAAGGCCAAGACGTGTGCCTCGAAGTGGAAACAGGCCGAGTGGGTGCAGCAGGGGCTGTGCGCTGGATGCGAGGTGGGGACCCCCTCCCCCTCGACTCTCGCCTGTCCATGGCCCAGGATGGCCACATCCACCGCCTCTTCATCCATGGTGTACTACTGGCTGACCAGGGCACCTATGGCTGTGAAAGCCACCACGATCGCACCCTGGCCAGGCTCAGCGTGAGGC CGAGACAACTGAGAGCACTACAGCCTCTGGAGGATGTGACTGTCAGCGAGGGGGACAGCGCCACTTTCCAACTGGAGCTGTCCCAGGAGGGTGTGACCGGGGAGTGGGCCCGGGGCGGAGTCCGGCTGCAGCCAGGGCCCAAGTGCCACATCCACACAGAGGGCCATATGCACCGTCTGGTACTCAGCGGCCTGGGCTTGGCTGACTCAGGCTGTGTCTCCTTCACAGTGGATTCCCTGCGCTGTGCAGCAAGACTCACTGTGAGAG aGATCCCAGTGACCATTGTGCGGGGGCCACAGGACCTAGAGGTGACCGAGGGCGACACAGCTACGTTGGAGTGCGAGCTTTCCCAGGCTTTGGCTGATGTTACCTGGGAGAAG GACGGGCGCGCGCTCACCCCCAGCCCTCGGCTCAGGCTCCAGACCCTTGGCACGCGCCGCCTTCTCCAGCTGCGGCGCTGCGGACTCTCGGACGCCGGGACCTACAGCTGCGTGGCGGGGACGTCCCGCGCCGGGCCCGTCCGCCTGACCGTGCGCG AGCGCGTGGTGTCGATGCTCTCCGATCTCCGGTCGGTGCGCGCCCGGGAGGGCGACGGCGCCACGTTCGAGTGCGTCGTGTCGGAGGCAGAGGCCGCCGGGCGCTGGGAGCTCGGGGGCCGTCCGCTGCGAACCGGAGGCCGCGTCCGCATCCGACAGGAAG GAAAGAAACGCATTCTGGTGCTGAGCGAGCTGCGCGCCGAGGATGCGGGTGAAGTCCTCTTCCAGGCGGGACCCGCCCAGTCCTTGGCACTGCTGGAGGTGGAGG cattgCCTGTCCAGATGTGCCGTCGCCCCCCTCGCGAGAAGACGGTTCTGATTGGCCGCCGGGCGGTGCTGGAGGTGACTGTGTCCCGCTCAGGGGGCCACGTGTGCTGGTTGCGGGAGGGGATCGAGCTGTGTCCCGGAGACAAGTACGAGATGCGCAGCCACGGCCCCACCCACAGCCTGGTCATCCATGACGTGCGACCTGAGGACCAGGGCACCTACTGCTGCCAGGCTGGCCAAGACAGCGCCCACACCCGGCTGCTGGTGGAGC GTAACTAG
- the OBSL1 gene encoding obscurin-like protein 1 isoform X4, which yields MKAGSGDQGSPPCFLRFPRPVRVLSGAEAELKCVVLGEPPPTVVWEKGGQQLAASERLSFPADGAEHSLLLSGALPTDAGVYVCRARNAAGEAYAAAAVTVLEPPAPEPELQPAERPLPPPGAGESAPVFLTGPRSQWVLRGAEVVLTCQVGGLPEPTLYWEKDGMALDEVWDSSHFALQPGRAEGGRSLALRIVAARLPDSGVYVCHARNAHGHAQAGALLQVHQPPESPPADPDEAPAPAPVVEPLKCAPKTFWVNEGKHAKFRCYVMGKPEPEIEWHWEGRPLLPDRRRLMYRDRDGGFVLKVLYCQAKDRGLYVCAARNSAGQTLSAVQLHVKEPRLRFTRPLQDVEGREQGIAVLECKVPNSRIPTAWFREDQRLLPCRKYEQIEEGAVRRLIIHRLKADDDGVYLCEMRGRVRTVANVTVKGPILKRLPRKLDVLEGENAVLLVETREAGVEGCWSRDGEELPDTCQSSSGHMHALVLPGVTREDAGEVTFRLGNSRTTTLLRVKCVKHNPPGPPVSVEMFKGHKNTVLLTWKPPEPAPETPFIYRLERQEVGSEDWIQCFSIEKAGAVEVPGDCVPSEGDYRFRVCTVSEHGRSPHVVFHGSAHLVPTARLVAGLEDVQVYDGEDAVFSLDLSTIIQGTWFLNGEELKSNEPEGQVEPWALRYRVEQKGLQHRLILQAVRHQDSGALVGFSCPGVQDSAALTIQESPVHILSPQDKVSLTFTTSERVVLTCELSRADFPATWYKDGQKVEESESLVVKMDGRKHRLILPEAKVRDSGEFECRTEGVSAFFNVTVQDPPVHIVDPQEHVFVHAITSECVMLTCEVDQEDAPVRWYKDGQEVEESDVVVLENEGPHRRLVLPAAQPPDGGEFQCVAGEERAYFTVTITDVSSWIVYPSGKVYVAAVRLERVVLTCELCRPWAEVRWTKDGEEVVESPALLLQKEDTIRRLVLPAVQLEDSGEYLCEIDDESASFTVTVTESYQSQDSSNNNPELCVLLKKPKTRRLWSRFPPWRRTAGTE from the exons ATGAAGGCGGGCTCGGGGGATCAGGGGAGCCCCCCGTGCTTCCTGCGCTTCCCGCGGCCCGTGCGGGTGCTAAGTGGCGCCGAGGCCGAGCTCAAGTGCGTGGTCCTCGGGGAGCCGCCGCCCACGGTCGTGTGGGAGAAGGGCGGGCAGCAGCTGGCGGCCTCGGAGCGCCTGAGCTTCCCGGCGGACGGCGCCGAGCACAGCCTGCTGCTGAGCGGCGCGCTGCCCACCGACGCGGGGGTCTACGTGTGCCGCGCCCGCAACGCGGCCGGCGAGGCCTACGCGGCGGCGGCCGTCACCGTGCTGGAGCCGCCGGCCCCCGAGCCCGAGCTCCAGCCCGCCGAGCGCCCGCTGCCGCCGCCGGGGGCCGGAGAGAGCGCCCCGGTGTTCCTGACGGGGCCCCGATCCCAGTGGGTGCTGCGGGGGGCGGAGGTGGTGCTGACGTGCCAGGTGGGGGGCCTCCCCGAGCCCACGCTGTACTGGGAGAAGGACGGGATGGCCCTGGACGAAGTGTGGGACAGCAGCCACTTCGCGCTCCAGCCGGGCCGCGCCGAGGGCGGCCGGAGCCTGGCGCTGCGCATCGTGGCGGCGCGGCTGCCCGACTCGGGCGTCTACGTGTGCCACGCCCGCAACGCGCACGGCCACGCGCAGGCCGGCGCGCTGCTCCAGGTGCACCAGCCCCCCGAGAGCCCGCCCGCGGACCCCGACGAGgcgcccgcgcccgcgcccgTGGTGGAGCCGCTCAAGTGCGCGCCCAAGACCTTCTGGGTGAACGAGGGCAAGCACGCCAAGTTCCGCTGCTACGTGATGGGCAAGCCCGAGCCCGAGATCGAATGGCACTGGGAGGGCCGCCCGCTGCTCCCCGACCGCCGCCGCCTCATGTACCGCGACCGCGATGGCGGCTTCGTGCTCAAAGTGCTTTACTGCCAGGCCAAGGACCGCGGGCTCTACGTCTGTGCCGCGCGCAACTCGGCGGGCCAGACGCTCAGCGCCGTGCAGCTGCACGTCAAAG AGCCCCGCCTCCGGTTCACAAGGCCTCTGCAGGACGTGGAGGGCCGGGAGCAAGGCATCGCCGTGCTGGAGTGTAAAGTACCCAACTCCCGCATCCCCACGGCCTGGTTCCGTGAGGACCAGCGGCTGCTGCCCTGCCGCAAGTACGAGCAGATCGAAGAGGGCGCTGTCCGGCGCCTCATCATCCACAGGCTGAAGGCGGATGATGATGGCGTCTACCTGTGCGAGATGCGGGGCCGGGTTCGCACCGTGGCCAATGTGACGGTCAAAG GGCCCATCCTGAAGCGGCTGCCCCGGAAGCTCGATGTCCTGGAGGGAGAGAACGCGGTGCTGCTGGTGGAGACGCGAGAAGCTGGGGTTGAGGGGTGCTGGAGCCGTGATGGGGAGGAGCTGCCGGACACCTGCCAGAGCAGTTCCGGCCACATGCATGCCCTGGTCCTTCCGGGGGTCACCCGAGAAGATGCTGGCGAGGTCACCTTTAGGCTGGGCAATTCCCGTACCACCACTCTACTCAGAGTCAAAT GTGTCAAGCACAATCCCCCCGGGCCCCCCGTTTCGGTAGAGATGTTTAAGGGCCACAAGAACACAGTCCTGCTGACCTGGAAGCCTCCCGAGCCAGCTCCTGAGACCCCCTTCATCTACCGGCTGGAGCGGCAGGAGGTGGGCTCTGAAGACTGGATCCAGTGCTTCAGCATTGAGAAAGCTGGAGCTGTGGAGGTGCCAGGGGACTGTGTGCCCTCCGAGGGTGACTACCGCTTCCGTGTCTGCACTGTAAGCGAACACGGCCGCAGTCCCCACGTTGTGTTCCACGGTTCTGCTCACCTGG TGCCCACAGCTCGCCTAGTGGCAGGTCTGGAGGATGTGCAGGTATACGACGGGGAAGACGCTGTCTTCTCCCTGGATCTCTCCACTATCATCCAGGGCACCTGGTTCCTTAATGGAGAAGAGCTCAAGAGTAACGAGCCAGAGGGCCAGGTGGAGCCTTGGGCCCTGCGGTACCGCGTGGAGCAGAAGGGCCTGCAGCACAGACTCATCCTGCAAGCCGTCAGGCACCAGGACAGCGGGGCTCTGGTTGGCTTCAGCTGCCCTGGCGTGCAGGACTCGGCTGCCCTTACCATCCAAG AGAGCCCGGTGCACATCCTGAGCCCTCAGGACAAGGTGTCGTTGACCTTCACCACCTCAGAGCGGGTGGTGCTGACCTGTGAGCTCTCAAGAGCCGACTTCCCAGCAACCTGGTACAAGGATGGGCAGAAGGTGGAGGAGAGTGAGTCGCTGGTGGTAAAGATGGATGGACGCAAACACCGCCTGATCCTGCCCGAGGCCAAAGTCCGGGACAGTGGCGAGTTTGAGTGCAGAACGGAAGGGGTCTCAGCCTTCTTCAATGTCACCGTCCAAG ATCCCCCAGTGCACATCGTGGACCCCCAGGAGCACGTGTTCGTACATGCCATAACCTCCGAGTGCGTCATGCTGACCTGTGAGGTGGACCAAGAGGACGCCCCCGTGCGCTGGTACAAGGACGGGCAGGAAGTGGAGGAGAGTGACGTCGTGGTGCTGGAGAACGAAGGGCCCCATCGCCGCTTGGTGCTGCCCGCCGCCCAGCCCCCAGATGGCGGTGAATTTCAGTGTGTCGCTGGAGAGGAGCGTGCCTACTTCACCGTCACCATCACAG ACGTCTCCTCGTGGATCGTGTACCCTAGTGGCAAGGTGTACGTGGCAGCTGTGCGCCTGGAGCGCGTGGTGCTGACCTGTGAGCTCTGCCGGCCCTGGGCCGAGGTGCGCTGGACCAAGGACGGTGAAGAGGTGGTGGAGAGTCCAGCATTGCTCCTGCAGAAGGAAGACACCATCCGCCGCCTGGTGCTGCCCGCCGTCCAGCTCGAGGACTCCGGCGAGTACTTGTGTGAAATCGATGACGAGTCTGCCTCCTTCACTGTCACTGTCACAG AGTCTTACCAAAGTCAGGACAGTTCAAATAACAATCCGGAGTTATGCGTCCTCTTGAAAAAGCCGAAGACCCGGCGGCTCTGGTCCCGCTTCCCCCCATGGCGACGAACAGCTGGCACTGAGTAG